In Hemicordylus capensis ecotype Gifberg chromosome 3, rHemCap1.1.pri, whole genome shotgun sequence, one DNA window encodes the following:
- the STX19 gene encoding syntaxin-19 has product MKDRLQELKLRAKELQLLEENNHVPGIVTEEQAEFEQSAVIFEKEPITERYLSEIQRLHNDINNLADNVQAFSQRQKSLVASMRRFSVLKKECSITREIKNQAEHIQKGLDDLSRIVKKAEKEHGSSSAIVRVLSSQRAVLFRRFQNIMFLYNDAITAKQDKCKTFIVRQLEVAGKELSEEEVNDMVQQGKWEIFNENLLTEVKITKAQLSEIEQRHKELINLENQVKDIRELFVQISLLVEEQGEMINNIEMEVVNTQDYILVTREKFTLAAKYRKKNPCRAICCWCCSCCK; this is encoded by the coding sequence ATGAAAGACCGCCTTCAAGAGCTTAAATTGCGGGCAAAGGAATTACAATTGCTTGAAGAAAACAACCATGTTCCTGGTATTGTGACAGAGGAACAAGCAGAATTTGAACAATCAGCTGTTATTTTTGAAAAAGAGCCTATAACAGAAAGGTACCTCAGTGAAATACAGCGACTGCACAATGATATTAATAATTTGGCAGACAATGTTCAAGCATTTAGTCAGCGGCAAAAGAGTCTGGTGGCTTCCATGAGGAGATTCAGTGTTCTTAAAAAGGAGTGCAGCATCACAAGGGAGATAAAAAACCAAGCAGAACATATTCAGAAGGGCTTGGATGACTTATCAAGAATCGTAAAGAAAGCAGAAAAAGAACATGGTTCATCATCTGCCATTGTAAGGGTTCTTAGCTCTCAGAGAGCTGTACTTTTCCGTCGCTTCCAAAATATCATGTTTCTATACAATGATGCCATAACAgcaaagcaagacaaatgtaaGACCTTCATTGTGCGTCAGCTTGAAGTGGCTGGAAAAGAGCTGTCTGAGGAAGAAGTGAATGATATGGTTCAACAAGGCAAATGGGAAATCTTCAATGAAAATCTGCTCACTGAGGTCAAGATCACTAAAGCTCAATTATCCGAGATTGAACAAAGACATAAAGAATTGATCAATCTTGAGAACCAGGTAAAAGATATAAGGGAACTTTTTGTCCAAATATCACTTCTGGTAGAAGAGCAAGGAGAAATGATCAACAACATTGAAATGGAAGTTGTTAATACTCAGGACTATATTCTGGTAACAAGAGAGAAATTCACATTGGCAGCCAAATATCGAAAGAAGAATCCTTGCAGAGCGATATGCTGTTGGTGCTGCTCTTGCTGCAAATAG